The DNA segment CTTGATGTGAACTAAGTCGAAACCACCATCGTGTCTTTCCTTGTGAACAATAGTACCGATACGACCCAAGTTACGACCACCAGTAACGTAAACTAACTTACCGGCATCGAAACTGATGAAATCGGTGATCTTACCAGAAGCCAAATCAATCTTGACGGTGTCATTGACCTTGATGTTTGGGTCTGGGTATCTGATAGTTCTACCATCGTGGGTAACAACATATGGAACACCCTTCTTACCCAATTGGACCTTCTTAACCTTACCCAATTTGTAGGAAGCTTCTTCATCGGTAATACGGTGAACAGCGAATCTACCCTTGACGTCGTAGACCAATCTGAAGTTTTCGTTGGTGGCATCTAGAGTGATGACATCCATGAAACCAGCCGGGTAGGTGGTGTCGGTTCTAACCTTACCGTCAACTTTGACGTGACGTTGCATCAAGATAGCCTTGACTTCACGGCCGTTCAAAGCATACTTTAATCTGTTTCTTAGAAAGACAATCAATGGCAAGGATTCACGCAATTTGTGTGGACCAGCAGATGGTCTTGGGGCGTAACAACCGGACAACTTGTCCAATAACCAATGGTGTGGAGCTGCTAATCTCTTTAGATGCTTCTTTCTATgtggaaaaaatgaataaaaaggACAAAATGAACGTACATTAAATAAAATGCAGATACATTACATTTTGTGGTTTTTTCGTTGTGCTTGTTAGTAAATCATTGATCATAGGACATCTGATACAATCCCGGGATGatacaaaatgaaatagaGGTACACTGATTCCTTAGCTACTTCTCTCTCTCTCTTTCGTTTTGTCAAGACTCTGTTTGCTCCTTGCATACCATCCTTCTCATCCTTGCGTAATTGTAATTAAAAGTCTATAGTCAAACATACGGTCCTCTAGCCATCTTTGCGTATCGATTCTTTGGTTTGTTTTGGGCAGAAAATTCACTATGCAAGAAACTGTTCTAACACTAGATTGAAATATAGTATAATTTTAATATACCGGTGTGTAGCGCGACGCACTCtgaaatttcaattctCCTACAAAGAGCAAGCCTTACCGGAACTAGCTGGAACAGACATAATAGCCTAACCAAATCGCCATCAGCCAGCAACAACGGCTAAACCTCCCACCATCACAGAGATTCCTCAGACAACGGCCAGGCGTGGCCCACCCCTCCTGCCGGCTGGTTCCAccaacagaaaaaaaaaaaaaagaaaacaaccGAAGAGAAATGAACgcaaaaatagaaaaagaaaaatcatataACAAAATGTACGGATGTAATGTCCCGGAATAGTCGGTGTATGGGTGCTGATGCTGCttcgtttttttcttcttctgttgcactggaaaaatgaaaacactGAAGAAACGCAATGCCCAGCAGCTTTTCTAAGAATCTCACATAATGACGGAAATGGAGAAGCAGCGTATGCGTAGCATGCTGCCGTAACCGCAAGATAATGCGCAATACACGTAACCATGACTAATGGTTGCACGAATTGTGGGACATCAGACAAAATGGACTTCGTGCCAGACGATAGCACGCTGTAAACGAATGCGCAGCAGTTTCTACTAGAGCACGTGCCACGTAGGCCTGCGAAAAGCCTCTTAAGAAACATAGAGTAAGCTTGCCGATGCAGGAAAGCTAGAGTTCCAGAAGAtaaaagttgaaaagtCAAAAAGAAACCGGAAATCGAGGCCTGCGCATGTTTCTTTGGCCACGGCCTTCCCCGACCCATCTGCTCGGACCCGAGGTTTGTCGCTTAAAAGGCATCTCTTTATAATCATAAAAATGACAAGACTGGATCTGCAAATATTTGGACATATATCTCCAGAACGGGTTCTCCTCTCCTCTTCGACCAGGTGGTATAAAGGATGACTAAGTGGCCGTCATAATTCCACGGATGCCGCGGGCTGTATATATTGCCAGTCAATCCGGTGACCAAGAGTTTCTCTCTGGTGTAGCAACGCATGCCAGACATGGACGCAGCATCGACGATGGAGCTGCCTGATGCCTTTTTAAGCATTTTGTTCGAGATACTGCAAGGTAACGCTTACTCGAGCATAATTCAATGGTCGGCCGATGG comes from the Saccharomyces mikatae IFO 1815 strain IFO1815 genome assembly, chromosome: 10 genome and includes:
- the RPS4A gene encoding 40S ribosomal protein eS4 (similar to Saccharomyces cerevisiae RPS4B (YHR203C) and RPS4A (YJR145C); ancestral locus Anc_4.382), which produces MARGPKKHLKRLAAPHHWLLDKLSGCYAPRPSAGPHKLRESLPLIVFLRNRLKYALNGREVKAILMQRHVKVDGKVRTDTTYPAGFMDVITLDATNENFRLVYDVKGRFAVHRITDEEASYKLGKVKKVQLGKKGVPYVVTHDGRTIRYPDPNIKVNDTVKIDLASGKITDFISFDAGKLVYVTGGRNLGRIGTIVHKERHDGGFDLVHIKDSLDNTFVTRLNNVFVIGEQGKPYISLPKGKGIKLSIAEERDRRRAQQGL